The Rickettsia felis URRWXCal2 genome contains the following window.
GGTGATTTCGGCAATAGCGGCATATTTCATATTTAGTGAGTTTCCCGATAAAAGTACACTTCATGGAGCAGTAATAATAATTCCTGCTACCTTATTTATAATATACTCCGAAAAAAAAGCTATGAGTAGAAAACATGAATCGCAGTAAGCTAGTATTTTCAAGCGGAATCGCTAACACTTTTGAATGGTATGATTATGTATTATTCGGTTATTTTGCACCCATAATAGGAGCAAAATTTTTTCCGAATGATGATGCTAATACTTCTTTACTGCAAGCTTTTTTAGTATTTGCTATAGGTTATTTGGCAAGACCGTTAGGCGGCATATTTTTTGGTGTTATTGGTGATAGATTTGGACGCAAAGTAGCCTTAACTAGTGCATTATTTTGCATGTCTGCCCCAACCGTATTAATAGGAATATTACCAACTTACCATACTATAGGTATAACTGCGACTATATTAATGATTTGTGTACGAATTCTACAAGGATTATCAATGGGAGGAGCTTTAACCGGTTCTATTTCTTTTGTTATTGAACATACTAGCCATAAACACCGAGGCTTTACCGGTAGTATTTCAACGTCTAGTATATGCTCCGGTTTATTGCTTGGTTCTTTTGTTTCTTATATCGTTAAGAATATCCTAACAGCTTCACAATTTGATAGTTTTGGCTGGAGAATACCTTTTTTACTTGGATTTTTTATTCTTTTTGCATCATTTTATATTAAAAAAAATACACACGAAACACCGAATTTTAAAAATCTAAGAGAGCAGAAAAAGATTTTACAATCACCGTTAAAAAAAGTCATTACCAATCATTGGTTTGATATATTAATCTCGATTTTTATCAATGCTCCTGGTTCGATAATATTCTATTTAACTACAATTTACTTGGTATCGTTTTTAAAAATCAGCCGTAACTTTACTGAAAATGAAGTAAATAGCCTCGCTAGCTTATGTTACGTGATTATGATAGCCGTAACTTTATTAAGCGGTTATTTATCAGATATTATAGGTCGCAGGAAAATTTTTGTAATTAACCTGATAATAATTATTATAACAACGCCATTTTTACTTAATAATTTTGAGAATGGTGACTTTACAAGCGTAATTATCTCGCAATTTATACTAGCTATACTTGCCGCTAGCTATATCGGTCCTGAACCGGCATTACAAGCAGAGTTTTATCCTACAAATATACGTAACACCGCTCTGTCTATTTCATATAACACTGCTACAAGTATTTTTGGAGGTACTACGCCTCTTGTCTTTGAATATTTAGTACAAAAAACAGGGCATGTAACCTCGGCAGTTTATTACGTCATATTAAGCTGTATTTTTGCATTAATCGCCTTATATTTTTACAAAAATAGAAGTTTAGATAAAATATGAAAAAAATTACAAAGTAAATGAATTTTCAAAATTCTTCTTGATTTAATAACAAATATGTGGCAAAAAGAGTTTAAAATAAAATTCTAAGCTACTATAGCTCAGGGGTAGAGCACTTCATTGGTAATGAAGAGGTCGGGGGTTCAATTCCCCCTAGTAGCACCAGTTTCTATAAGGATTTCAAGGCTTTTAAAAAATTTCTTAAAATTCATATGTTCCTTTTATGTTCCAAATTGTCTAATTTTTGTATTAAATCTCTTTTAAATCCTGAATTTTAAATATTATAAAAAAACTAAATTTGTATATTTCTTAAATCAACCTCAATTTATTTATTCATACTTTTAGTTAAATTTCTATTGCTTTCTTAAAGCTACTTATTATTATTTCGCATATAAGCTCATTTTTAACAAAATATTAAAATTTATAGAATTTAATAAGGATATATATGAAAGAATTAATAGAATTTTTAGAGAAAACAGGATTAAAGACGGAAGCTGATAGCTTAAGAAACGGTGGTACTGAGCTTAATCCTCAGTCGAACATAGGCACACTGGGAGCAAAGAAATTAGCGGCAGCACTTAAAGATAATAAATCTTTAAAGTATCTTAACCTTATAGGAAGCTATATAGGCGAAGAGGGAGCAAGAGCGTTAGCTGAAGCACTTAAAGATAATGAGTCTTTAAAGGAGCTTTATCTTACTCCTGCCGACATAAGCACTGTAACATTAAACAGAATTAAAGAATATATACAAAGAAATACTGATTTATATTATAAGGAACAACAGCAATATAATAAACAATTAATTTCATCAATAAAAGCAAATGAAATAAAACAAGCAGAAAGTATAATACCTTTTATAGATCCAAAATACTCCAATAGCGTTGATGAAAATAATAATACAGCTTTACATTATGCAGTAGATAAAAATTTAGAGAAACTTTCTATCTCATTAATAAATAAGATGAGTATAGAAACTATAAGTATCGGTAATATGTATAATAATACAGCGTTACACTATGCTACCGATAACGGTCTTGAGGTAATAAGCTGGTTTTTAATAAATAATATGACGCAAAAAGCCCTTGATATGGTAAATACTGATGGGAATACAGCACTGGATTATGCCATACATAATAGACACTTATTATAACAGGTTTTTTAGCAAAAAAATGAGCCTAGAAGGAGTGAAAACTGTTAACGCTGATTGTACGACTGAGTATTTAGAAAAAATCACCGATTATAAAAATTTAACAAAATATAATGAAACTCGTGAACATGAGAAAGTAATAGGTAAATGTTTTCCTTTACCCGTAAAATTAAATCTTCCTACTTTATCGCTCGAAGAAGAAAATACATCAGGGGTAGAGTGGTTAGCACCTGCATTAGTGGGGTTAGGAGTAGTAGGATTAGGGACGTTTTTTTGTTATTATTTTTATAATGCTTATTTTAAGAAAAATGGAAATCAACAGGCTAGTACAAATAATTTAGTTAAAGAAGAAAAAAAACAAGTTGTAACGCAGACAACTTCTATTATTCAAGAAGAAAGTCTTTATAAAATACTGAAAAAAATAAATAATAAATTAAAAAATGATGACGGTCTTGCTGAAGATAATAAGATTTTGATGCAAAGTATTGTAGCTAATGTAATAACCGAAGTATCGAAATTAACAAATGAGTCTGATATAAAAAAAATAACAACTAGTGTAAAAGACCTTTTAAACGGTAGGATTACTAAAACAAAGCTTAAAGATATAAAGGAAGACGTTGACTATTTAATAAAACAACAAAGCAAACTAGGCTACGATGTTACTGTGAATAAAGTGGAAGAAATAATCTACGACAAACCGCTTTTGAATCATACAAAATTGCTACAAGCAGCCGTAGATAGTAAACTAAGCTCTGATTTAATCTACGAAGCAATTAATAATAATGATGAGGAGCTTATTTTAGCCGGATTAATAAGCGTAGGGTATGATGTAGGAACAATTAATTAAGTAAGGACAGAGGCAGGCAACTTGCCTCTACCCTTTAATTTTTATGCTGCTTGTAAATTTTGTTGTATAAAAAAAGTATCGCTTATATACTGTCGTTTTGTGCGGCACTGTCCAAATAAGTGTGTAAATTTCTCAAAGGTTGTATAGAAGAAAATATAACAAAAAGAGAAATTACAATGACACAGAAACAAAATGCTGCAATGGAACAAGCGATAGATTTATTGATCAATAATGATACAGATGTATCAATATTATTCAGGGAAGATGGTTTATTAAAAGAAATAACCAAGCGTCTTGTAGAGAGAGCTCTACAGTCTGAGATGAATAATCATTTAGGATATAGCAAGTACAATCAAAGTGATGCTCAGAATTCACGTAATGGTTATAACACAAAGAATCTGATTACAAAGAATGGTGCTGTTGAGATTGAAGTGCCAAGAGATAGAAATAGCAGTTTTGCACCATCATTAGTAGCAAAGCGTCAAAGAAGGCTTGATGGTTTTGATGATAAAGTACTATCTTTGTATGCTAAAGGTATGAGTTTATCAGATATAAAATTACAGCTTCAGGAGTTATATGGAGCTGATGTAAGCGAGAGTTTAATTAGCCAAATCATAGATGATATAATAGAGGATGTTAAGCTATGGCAAAGCCGTCCATTAGATCCAGTATATGCTATAGTATTTTTTGATTGTTTAATAGTAAAAGTACGTCAGGATAAACGGATTATCAATAAATCGGTATATGTTGCATTAGGTATTGATTTAGAAGGGCGGAAAGATATTTTGGGATTATGGATCAGTGAGAATGAAGGGGCTAAATTTTGGCTTGGAAATTTTACTGAGATGAAAAATAGAGGTATACAAGACATACTGATAGCATGTAGCGATAACCTTAATGGTATGTCTGAAGCTATAGGTGCTGTTTTTAAAAGCTTATATTTGGCAATTGATTACATGACCAAAAAATGGTCCATGCCCATACCAAATTGGAACAAGGCTATGGCTCATTTTTTAATAAAATTTGACGAAAGAATCTAGGCTTTTGGAAAAGTTTACACACTTAATCGGGAAGACACGTATTTTTTTTACAGTCCTTATTATAGTAGGAAACTTAATATATCAAAAATTTGTTTACCTTAATATTTTTAATTTTTATATTCTTGAATTATCTATAGGAGCAATTTTTTACCCGTTAACTTTTTTATTAACGGATTTAATAGCTGAGTTTTACGGTAAAGAAAGAGCCAATTTTTGTGTAAAGCTTGCTATTATTTTTAATATAATAGTAGTTTTAATAATAAGTCTCATGGATAAATTGGAAGCTACTAATTGGTCTAATGTTGACAACATAACTTTTCATAAAGTCTTTGGTTCATACCATATATCTTTTTTAGCATCAACTTTTGCCTGTTATATAGCTCAACTTGTTGATATTAATATCTATTTATGGATACGTAAAATTACTAAAGGTAAATATTTATGGATAAGAAATAATTTTAGTACGGCAATTTCTTTATTTATTGATACTTTTATTGTAATTGGGATTATGAGCTTATTTAATATTTTTCCTTTTGACCAATTAGGTCAGCTTGTACTTAATAGCTATTCATTTAAACTATTTTTTACCGTATTTAGTACGCCGATATTCTATTTGGCAGTTTGGTTAATAAGCTTGTTTATTAAGAAAGGATAAGCTCTTAGGAGAAACTTATCCTTATTTATTTTACAAATTGACTTTTAGTTTAATAAGCCCTTGATGGCTTTGATATTTTCTATGTGTGTAATAATTATACTCAAGCAGAACATTTATATTTTTTTTGCTCATAAGTATATTACTACCGATATTATATCCAAGCTTAGGTTGTTTTGGTATAATAATTGTTTCTTGTAATGTTTGCCCTTTAAAAGTCGCTTTTGCATTAACTTTTGTATTTTTATTATTGAAGTGACGCTCAATATTACCGTACAAGCTTGGCGTTAATATTATATTATTTACGGTCGCTATAGGCTTAAACACTATTTTACCGCCAATACTACTTTCAAATGATTGATTTGATTTCTTTTGATTCATCAAATTTTCTATATCTACATTATATTCTTTATAGTTGCTAGCTCTTGAATAATCATATTTAAAACCGATATTAGGAATAAAATGTAAATCGTATTTTGTACGATATTTATAATTTAATAAGGTTTGAAAACTTAAATTATTGTTTTGATATTTTCCAATTATATTATTAATACTTTTAGATTTATTTTTAATATAATTATGACCGTAAGATGTTATAGCCTGCAATGAGAAACCTTTAATTAGTTCTTTTAGACCGTAAATGCTTAAAAGATGACCGTTAACAGCTGTTTTTTCTAGTTTTTTATTATATTTAATTTGGAATTCTAAACGGCTATAAGCTATTCCTATAACATCATGACTATTGATGAATTCAGCATCGGCCCCGATAGTTACGCCGGTTGTACGACCTTGATATTTTGGAATATTCTTCCAAGTTCCTTGTTTATTAATGCCGTATAAGCCGCTAATCCACACGCCTCTGTTTATACTAGCTTCTTCATCACCGGCACCTATTGCAGCAACCTTTAATCTATCACTTAAAATATTATAGTGAACAGGTTTATGAAGAGTTGAAGTTGCCTTAACTAATATTGCTACTTTCCTATTAGTGTCATCAGATACCTGTTGTCTCTGTGTCGCTTCATCTTGCTCTGCGATTGCTTCAGTTTTGAATGACATATCGATAGCTTCGTCTTCGCTTTCTAAAGCTATATCTTTTTTTGATTCTTCTTCACTAGATCTTAAGACTAGAAGTGATTTTTTGTCATCTGATGATTTATCATTTTTGCTATCGTTAGAACTCAATAACCTAGGTGATAAAGCGGTTTCTGAATCGGATTTCTCTGACTTTTTATTACTATCTTCAGGTTGTGGATCATCCTTTGTTGAGGATTCGTCATTTGCAGATTCGTTTTCTTGCTGAAACAATGATTGGAATTGTTTCATATTTAAATGTCCTACTTTCTTTTCCTGGTTATTATCTTCTGATTGAACATCACTACCGTATTTTTGTTCTAGTTCAGGACGTTTAGACTCTATTTGTTCAATAAAGCTTATTAATAATTCTCTTTCATCTTTTTGTGTATTATTATTGTTTTTTACATACTCAATAAATACCGGATCTCTTGCAAGTTTTAG
Protein-coding sequences here:
- the proP1 gene encoding Proline/betaine transporter (MFS type sugar transporter PFAM00083); protein product: MNRSKLVFSSGIANTFEWYDYVLFGYFAPIIGAKFFPNDDANTSLLQAFLVFAIGYLARPLGGIFFGVIGDRFGRKVALTSALFCMSAPTVLIGILPTYHTIGITATILMICVRILQGLSMGGALTGSISFVIEHTSHKHRGFTGSISTSSICSGLLLGSFVSYIVKNILTASQFDSFGWRIPFLLGFFILFASFYIKKNTHETPNFKNLREQKKILQSPLKKVITNHWFDILISIFINAPGSIIFYLTTIYLVSFLKISRNFTENEVNSLASLCYVIMIAVTLLSGYLSDIIGRRKIFVINLIIIIITTPFLLNNFENGDFTSVIISQFILAILAASYIGPEPALQAEFYPTNIRNTALSISYNTATSIFGGTTPLVFEYLVQKTGHVTSAVYYVILSCIFALIALYFYKNRSLDKI
- a CDS encoding Ankyrin repeat; its protein translation is MKELIEFLEKTGLKTEADSLRNGGTELNPQSNIGTLGAKKLAAALKDNKSLKYLNLIGSYIGEEGARALAEALKDNESLKELYLTPADISTVTLNRIKEYIQRNTDLYYKEQQQYNKQLISSIKANEIKQAESIIPFIDPKYSNSVDENNNTALHYAVDKNLEKLSISLINKMSIETISIGNMYNNTALHYATDNGLEVISWFLINNMTQKALDMVNTDGNTALDYAIHNRHLL
- a CDS encoding Transposase, producing MCKFLKGCIEENITKREITMTQKQNAAMEQAIDLLINNDTDVSILFREDGLLKEITKRLVERALQSEMNNHLGYSKYNQSDAQNSRNGYNTKNLITKNGAVEIEVPRDRNSSFAPSLVAKRQRRLDGFDDKVLSLYAKGMSLSDIKLQLQELYGADVSESLISQIIDDIIEDVKLWQSRPLDPVYAIVFFDCLIVKVRQDKRIINKSVYVALGIDLEGRKDILGLWISENEGAKFWLGNFTEMKNRGIQDILIACSDNLNGMSEAIGAVFKSLYLAIDYMTKKWSMPIPNWNKAMAHFLIKFDERI
- a CDS encoding Conserved hypothetical integral membrane protein, which translates into the protein MTKESRLLEKFTHLIGKTRIFFTVLIIVGNLIYQKFVYLNIFNFYILELSIGAIFYPLTFLLTDLIAEFYGKERANFCVKLAIIFNIIVVLIISLMDKLEATNWSNVDNITFHKVFGSYHISFLASTFACYIAQLVDINIYLWIRKITKGKYLWIRNNFSTAISLFIDTFIVIGIMSLFNIFPFDQLGQLVLNSYSFKLFFTVFSTPIFYLAVWLISLFIKKG